From Medicago truncatula cultivar Jemalong A17 chromosome 7, MtrunA17r5.0-ANR, whole genome shotgun sequence, a single genomic window includes:
- the LOC25499670 gene encoding chalcone synthase 4: MAPSLDARQDMVVVEVPRLGKEAAVKAIKEWGQPKSKITHLIVCTTSGVDMPGADYQLTKLFGLRPYVKRYMMYQQGCFAGGTGLRLANDLAENNKGARVLVVCSEVTAVTFRGPSDTHLDSLVGQALFGVRAAALIVGSDPVPEIEKPIFEMVWTSQTIAPDSEGAIDGHLREAGLTFHLLKDVPGIVSKNIDKALVEAFQPLGISDYNSIFWIAHPGGPAILDQVEQKLALKPEKMRATREVLSEYGNMSSACVLFILDEMRKKSTQDGLKTTGEGLEWGVLFGFGPGLTIETVVLHSVAI, from the coding sequence ATGGCACCTTCATTGGATGCCAGGCAAGACATGGTGGTGGTAGAGGTACCTAGACTAGGGAAGGAGGCTGCAGTGAAGGCTATAAAAGAATGGGGTCAACCAAAGTCAAAGATTACCCACTTAATCGTTTGCACTACTAGTGGTGTAGACATGCCTGGAGCTGATTACCAACTCACAAAACTCTTCGGTCTTCGCCCATATGTGAAAAGGTATATGATGTACCAACAAGGTTGCTTTGCAGGAGGCACGGGGCTTCGTTTGGCTAACGATTTGGCTGAGAACAACAAAGGTGCCCGTGTATTGGTTGTTTGTTCTGAAGTCACTGCAGTCACATTCCGCGGCCCTAGTGATACTCACTTGGACAGCCTTGTTGGGCAAGCACTGTTTGGAGTCAGAGCTGCTGCACTTATTGTTGGTTCTGATCCAGTACCAGAAATTGAGAAACCTATATTTGAGATGGTTTGGACTTCACAAACAATTGCTCCAGATAGTGAAGGAGCCATTGATGGTCACCTTCGTGAAGCTGGACTAACATTCCACCTTCTAAAAGATGTTCCTGGGATTGTTTCAAAGAACATTGATAAAGCATTAGTTGAGGCTTTCCAACCATTGGGAATTTCTGATTACAACTCAATCTTTTGGATTGCACACCCTGGTGGCCCTGCAATTTTAGATCAAGTAGAGCAAAAGTTAGCCTTGAAGCCTGAAAAGATGAGAGCCACTAGAGAAGTGCTTAGTGAATATGGAAATATGTCAAGTGCATGTGTTTTGTTTATCTTAGATGAAATGAGAAAGAAATCAACTCAAGATGGTCTGAAGACAACAGGAGAAGGACTTGAATGGGGTGTGTTATTTGGCTTTGGACCAGGACTTACCATAGAAACTGTTGTTTTGCACAGTGTCGCTATATGA
- the LOC11431756 gene encoding probable linoleate 9S-lipoxygenase 5 — protein MFHTIMNVLSIHDDNNKNKNDRIMRGEVILMKKNVLDFKDLSASFFDGIHELVGKRVSLQLVSADKGDPGNGMKGKVGKPAYLEDWNSTITPLIAGESTYKVTFDLDDDDDIGTPGAFLIKNNHHSEFYLKSLKLQNVPGQGVIHFTCNSWVYPSQKYQKDRIFFSNKTYFLSETPAPLLKYREEELETLRGSGDSIQLKEWDRVYDYAYYNDLADPDKGPKYVRPVLGGSSEYPYPRRGRTNRPPAKSDANSESRLNLAMSLDIYVPRDERFGHVKMSDFLAYAIKAIVQVIKPELESLFDSTPNEFDSLEDVLKLYEGGIEVPEGAVKRIRDKIPAEMLKEILRTDGQKLLKYPVPHVIKEDKSAWRTDEEFAREMLAGVNPVIIRGLQEFPPTSKLDPNVYGDQSSTIRKSDIESNLDGLTVDEAIAQKKLFILDHHDALMTYLRRINSTSTKTYASRTILFLQQNGTLKPLAIELSLPHPNGDQHGAISNVYMPAENGVENSIWQLAKAYVAVNDSGYHQLISHWLHTHASIEPFIISANRQLSVLHPIHKLLHPHFRDTMNINALARQILINAGGLLEATVYPSKYAMELSSALYKDWTFPEQALPVDLVKRGMAIKDSASPHGLRLIVNDYPYAVDGLEIWFAINTWVQDYCSFYYKNDDTVKKDAELQSWWKELIQEGHGDKKNEPWWPKMQTVEELTETCTIIIWIASALHAAVNFGQYPFAGYSPNRPTISRRFMPEKGTIEYDELVTNPDKAFLKTITAQLQTLVGISLIEILSTHSSDEVYLGQRDSMHWTCDAEPLEAFDRFGKKLKEIEERIVAMNDDVNLKNRVGPVKMPYTLLYPRSEAGLTGAGIPNSVSI, from the exons ATGTTTCATACCATTATGAACGTCCTTAGCATccatgatgataataataagaaCAAGAATGACCGCATTATGAGAGGGGAAGTAATATTGATGAAGAAAAATGTGTTGGATTTTAAGGATTTGAGTGCTTCATTTTTTGATGGTATTCATGAGTTGGTGGGAAAAAGGGTTTCTCTCCAACTTGTAAGTGCTGATAAAGGTGACCCTG GCAATGGCATGAAAGGAAAAGTTGGGAAGCCTGCATATCTAGAAGACTGGAATAGCACAATCACACCCTTAATAGCTGGTGAATCAACATACAAGGTTACATTTgatttggatgatgatgatgatataggAACACCAGGAGCATTCCTAATTAAGAATAATCATCACAGTGAGTTCTACCTAAAAAGCTTGAAACTTCAAAATGTTCCTGGCCAAGGTGTTATTCACTTTACATGCAACTCTTGGGTTTACCCttctcaaaaatatcaaaaggaTCGCATTTTCTtcagcaacaag ACATACTTTCTAAGTGAAACACCAGCTCCACTTCTTAAGTATAGAGAAGAAGAACTTGAAACCTTAAGAGGCTCTGGAGATAGCATCCAACTGAAAGAATGGGACAGGGTTTATGATTATGCATACTATAATGATTTGGCGGATCCTGATAAAGGTCCGAAATATGTTCGTCCAGTTCTTGGAGGGTCCAGTGAATATCCTTACCCTCGCAGGGGAAGAACTAATAGACCACCCGCAAAGTCAG ATGCTAATAGTGAGAGTAGATTGAATCTTGCCATGAGCTTAGACATCTATGTTCCAAGGGACGAAAGATTTGGTCATGTGAAAATGTCTGACTTTCTTGCTTATGCAATTAAAGCTATAGTTCAAGTTATCAAACCTGAGCTAGAATCACTATTTGATAGCACTCCTAATGAGTTTGATAGCCTTGAAGATGTACTTAAACTCTATGAAGGTGGGATTGAAGTTCCTGAGGGTGCAGTTAAAAGAATTAGGGATAAAATCCCTGCTGAAATGCTCAAAGAAATTCTCCGAACTGATGGTCAAAAGCTCCTCAAATATCCTGTGCCTCACGTGATTAAAG AGGATAAATCTGCATGGAGAACTGATGAAGAATTTGCTAGAGAAATGCTGGCTGGTGTAAATCCTGTCATAATTCGTGGCCTCCAA GAATTTCCACCAACATCTAAGCTAGATCCTAACGTATATGGCGATCAATCTAGCACAATAAGGAAATCAGACATTGAGAGCAACCTGGATGGACTCACAGTTGACGAg GCAATTGcacaaaaaaagttgtttattttggatCACCATGATGCACTGATGACATACTTGAGGAGGATAAATTCCACTTCTACAAAGACTTATGCTAGTAGGACAATTCTTTTTCTGCAACAAAATGGGACTTTGAAGCCATTGGCCATTGAATTGAGTTTGCCACATCCCAACGGAGATCAACATGGAGCCATTAGTAATGTTTACATGCCTGCAGAAAATGGTGTTGAAAATTCCATCTGGCAATTGGCTAAAGCTTATGTAGCAGTAAACGACTCTGGTTATCATCAGCTTATCAGCCACTG GTTGCATACTCATGCGTCGATTGAGCCATTCATTATATCTGCAAACAGACAACTTAGTGTTCTTCACCCCATTCATAAACTATTGCATCCTCATTTCCGCGACACAATGAATATAAATGCACTTGCGCGACAAATCCTCATCAATGCAGGTGGCCTTTTAGAGGCCACAGTGTATCCTTCCAAGTATGCCATGGAGTTGTCATCCGCGCTTTATAAGGATTGGACTTTCCCCGAACAAGCACTGCCAGTAGATCTTGTCAAGAG AGGAATGGCAATTAAAGATTCAGCTTCTCCGCATGGCCTTCGACTAATAGTCAACGATTACCCTTACGCGGTGGACGGGCTAGAGATTTGGTTTGCAATCAACACATGGGTTCAGGACTACTGTTCCTTTTACTACAAGAATGATGACACGGTAAAGAAAGATGCAGAACTACAATCTTGGTGGAAGGAATTGATACAAGAAGGTCACGGCGACAAGAAAAACGAGCCTTGGTGGCCAAAGATGCAAACAGTGGAAGAGTTGACGGAAACATGCACAATCATTATATGGATTGCTTCAGCTCTACATGCAGCTGTAAACTTTGGACAATATCCTTTTGCAGGTTACTCACCAAACCGTCCAACAATAAGTCGCCGATTCATGCCTGAGAAAGGAACTATAGAGTATGATGAACTTGTGACAAATCCTGATAAAGCTTTTTTGAAAACAATCACGGCACAATTGCAGACTCTTGTTGGCATTTCGCTTATAGAAATTTTGTCTACACATTCTTCTGATGAGGTCTACCTTGGACAAAGAGACAGTATGCATTGGACATGTGATGCAGAGCCACTGGAAGCATTTGACAGGTTTGGAAAGAAACtgaaagaaattgaagaaagaattgtaGCTATGAATGATGATGTGAATCTCAAAAATCGAGTTGGACCTGTTAAAATGCCATATACTTTGCTTTATCCTAGAAGTGAAGCTGGCCTAACTGGTGCAGGCATTCCCAATAGCGTGTCCATTTGA
- the LOC11423162 gene encoding protein AUXIN RESPONSE 4 codes for MAIITEEQESDQQQQQQKQKQKQKQQHSNKTKSKTQKPSTTQPQQTNPLSFWFYFTLSISLVTLFFLFTSSPLSSSSPQQWFLTLPTTLRQHYSNGRTIKVQIHPNQQPIHLFTFQLDPTIPNPSETVLILHGQALSSYSYRNLIQSLSTQGVRVIAIDLPGSGFSDKSVEVSVEGLDGIFGRFSYVYSEIKEKGFFWAFDQIVETGQIPYEEVLARMSKRKVNKPIDLGPEEIGKVLGEVIGTLGLAPVHLVLHDSALGFTANWVSENSDLVSSLTLVDTPVPPSNLGAFPIWVLDVPLIREVVLGFPYVFAKVVNFYCSKRIGGLDADAHRVLLKSGDGRKAVVAIGKNLNSSFDLTEWGCSDRLKDMPMQLIWSSDWSEEWSSEGNRVAGALPRAKFVTHSGGRWAQEDVAVEIAEKISQFVSSLPKTVRKVEQEPPIPDHVQKMFDEAKSDDGHDHHQGHSHGHDRLGEAHIHEAGYMDAYGIGHEPNDW; via the exons ATGGCGATCATAACAGAAGAACAAGAATcagatcaacaacaacaacaacaaaagcaaaaacaaaaacaaaaacaacaacactccaacaaaaccaaatccaaaacccaaaaaccatcaacaacacaaCCTCAACAAACCAACCCATTATCTTTCTGGTTCTACTTCACTCTTTCAATCTCTCTTGTAaccctcttcttcctcttcacttCTTCACCCCTTTCTTCTTCCTCACCACAACAATGGTTCCTCACTTTACCCACCACTCTCCGTCAACACTACTCCAATGGCCGCACCATCAAAGTCCAAATTCACCCCAACCAACAACCCATCCACCTCTTCACCTTCCAACTCGACCCCACCATTCCCAACCCTTCAGAAACTGTTCTCATTCTTCATGGTCAAGCTCTCAGTTCATATTCTTATCGCAATCTCATTCAATCTCTTAGCACACAAGGTGTTCGTGTTATTGCCATCGACCTTCCTGGAAGCGGATTTTCAGATAAATCAGTAGAAGTTTCAGTTGAGGGATTGGATGGGATTTTTGGGAGGTTTAGTTATGTTTATAGTGAGATTAAAGAAAAGGGTTTTTTTTGGGCTTTTGATCAAATTGTTGAAACTGGTCAAATCCCTTATGAGGAAGTTCTAGCTAGAATGTCAAAGAGGAAAGTGAATAAACCTATTGATTTAGGTCCTGAAGAGATTGGAAAAGTTTTGGGAGAGGTTATTGGTACATTAGGATTAGCTCCTGTTCATTTGGTTTTGCATGATTCAGCTTTAGGGTTTACTGCAAATTGGGTTTCTGAGAATTCAGATTTGGTTTCAAGTTTGACACTTGTTGATACGCCTGTGCCGCCTTCAAATTTGGGTGCTTTTCCTATTTGGGTTTTGGATGTTCCTTTGATTAGAGAGGTGGTTTTAGGGTTTCCTTATGTTTTTGCAAAGGTGGTGAATTTTTACTGTTCTAAGAGAATTGGTGGTTTGGATGCTGATGCACATAGGGTGCTGTTGAAGTCTGGGGATGGAAGGAAAGCGGTTGTGGCTATTGGCAAGAATTTGAATTCTAGCTTTGATTTAACTGAATGGGGTTGTTCTGATCGATTGAAAGATATGCCAATGCAACTGATCTGGTCTAGTGATTGGTCTGAAGAATGGAGCAGTGAAGGGAATCGGGTTGCTGGTGCTCTTCCTCGTGCGAAGTTTGTTACTCATTCTGGAGGCCGGTGGGCTCAG GAGGATGTCGCAGTTGAGATAGCTGAAAAAATTTCTCAGTTTGTCTCGTCGTTACCAAAAACTGTCAGAAAAGTTGAGCAAGAGCCCCCTATCCCAGACCACGTACAGAAGATGTTTGATGAAGCAAAAAGTGATGATGGTCATGATCATCATCAAGGTCACAGTCACGGACATGATCGCCTTGGTGAAGCTCACATCCATGAAGCTGGTTATATGGATGCATATGGGATCGGTCATGAACCAAATGATTGGTGA
- the LOC11434179 gene encoding RNA pseudouridine synthase 6, chloroplastic isoform X2: protein MIDFFHVLHTKFHRELNTWLFHKKDLFYNTSVKLWIFLIYLIQFGAVYFALVSPEPPPTATAEQIRIFEQVTEPLVLQKRSSLKGKTIREAQKTFRVTDANQFVEPGTYLRVHVHPKRFPRCYEIDWRSRIIAVEESYVVLDKPAGTSVGETTGNIEESCVTFATRALGLTTPLITTHQIDNCTEGCVVLARNKEYCSVFHCKIREKKVKKIYLALAASPLPIGIIKHYMRPTNTAPRLISEDCIKGWHICQLEVMDCRKIPWPAIVVQDEYCGWPSQDYAYECKINLLTGRTHQIRAQFAACKAPIIGDTMYMPAAIAEMINPGLNPFGKYNKDFSSESEKETAVINWIAQHGKEPSVAIGLQACQISWDDDEYIYRAGLPWWNYS from the exons ATGATCGACTTCTTCCATGTCCTTCACACAAAATTCCACCGAGAATTGAACACTTGGTTGTTTCACAAGAAGGACCTGTTTTACAATACATCTGTAAAGCTTTGGATCTTCCTCATTT ATCTGATTCAATTCGGAGCTGTGTATTTCGCTCTTGTTTCTCCGGAGCCTCCTCCTACGGCTACTGCAGAGCAAATTAGAATTTTCGAACAAGTAACTGAACCATTGGTTCTGCAAAAAAGATCTTCCCTCAaaggaaaaactataagagaagcTCAAAAAACTTTCCGTGTAACTGATGCGAATCAGTTTGTTGAACCAGGAACTTATTTGCGAGTGCATGTGCACCCCAAGCGTTTTCCTAG gtGCTATGAGATTGATTGGAGATCAAGGATCATAGCCGTGGAGGAATCATATGTAGTTTTGGATAAACCTGCTGGCACTTCA GTAGGGGAAACTACTGGCAACATTGAAGAAAGCTGTGTAACCTTTGCAACTCGTGCCTTGGGATTGACAACCCCTTTGATAACTACTCATCAAATTGATAACTGCACGGAAGGCTG CGTAGTATTGGCTAGGAATAAAGAGTATTGCTCCGTCTTTCATTGCAAAATCCGG GAGAAAAAAGTGAAGAAGATTTATCTTGCTCTTGCAGCTTCTCCTTTACCAATTGGAATCATTAAGCACTACATGCGTCCTACTAACACGGCTCCTCGACTTATTTCTGAAG ATTGTATCAAGGGATGGCATATTTGTCAACTTGAGGTCATGGATTGCAGAAAGATTCCCTGGCCAGCTATAGTTGTTCAAGATGAATATTGTGGGTGGCCCTCTCAAGATTACGCGTACGAGTGTAAAATCAACCTTCTTACTGGTCGAACTCATCAG ATTCGAGCTCAATTTGCTGCTTGTAAGGCACCAATAATTGGTGATACTATGTATATGCCTGCTGCAATTGCAGAGATGATTAATCCTGGACTTAATCCATTTGGAAAATACAATAAAGATTTCAGTAGTGAGAGTGAAAAAGAAACGGCTGTAATAAATTGGATCGCACAACACGGAAAAGAGCCCAGTGTTGCAATTGGCCTTCAAGCTTGTCAAATTTCATGGGACGATGATGAATACATTTACAGAGCTGGTTTGCCTTGGTGGAATTATTCTTGA
- the LOC11434179 gene encoding RNA pseudouridine synthase 6, chloroplastic isoform X1, whose translation MVAVAPMLFAGSSRILGVPDTASAVPISVNKHLNKHEFGWCCRISNDSNAISETVTYPKYDRLLPCPSHKIPPRIEHLVVSQEGPVLQYICKALDLPHLFVADLIQFGAVYFALVSPEPPPTATAEQIRIFEQVTEPLVLQKRSSLKGKTIREAQKTFRVTDANQFVEPGTYLRVHVHPKRFPRCYEIDWRSRIIAVEESYVVLDKPAGTSVGETTGNIEESCVTFATRALGLTTPLITTHQIDNCTEGCVVLARNKEYCSVFHCKIREKKVKKIYLALAASPLPIGIIKHYMRPTNTAPRLISEDCIKGWHICQLEVMDCRKIPWPAIVVQDEYCGWPSQDYAYECKINLLTGRTHQIRAQFAACKAPIIGDTMYMPAAIAEMINPGLNPFGKYNKDFSSESEKETAVINWIAQHGKEPSVAIGLQACQISWDDDEYIYRAGLPWWNYS comes from the exons ATGGTGGCGGTGGCGCCAATGTTGTTCGCCGGCAGCAGCCGTATCCTCGGTGTTCCGGATACGGCGAGTGCGGTTCCCATATCAGTTAACAAACACCTCAACAAGCATGAATTTGGTTGGTGTTGTCGCATTTCAAATGACAGTAACGCCATCAGTGAAACAGTAACCTACCCGAAGTATGATCGACTTCTTCCATGTCCTTCACACAAAATTCCACCGAGAATTGAACACTTGGTTGTTTCACAAGAAGGACCTGTTTTACAATACATCTGTAAAGCTTTGGATCTTCCTCATTT GTTTGTTGCAGATCTGATTCAATTCGGAGCTGTGTATTTCGCTCTTGTTTCTCCGGAGCCTCCTCCTACGGCTACTGCAGAGCAAATTAGAATTTTCGAACAAGTAACTGAACCATTGGTTCTGCAAAAAAGATCTTCCCTCAaaggaaaaactataagagaagcTCAAAAAACTTTCCGTGTAACTGATGCGAATCAGTTTGTTGAACCAGGAACTTATTTGCGAGTGCATGTGCACCCCAAGCGTTTTCCTAG gtGCTATGAGATTGATTGGAGATCAAGGATCATAGCCGTGGAGGAATCATATGTAGTTTTGGATAAACCTGCTGGCACTTCA GTAGGGGAAACTACTGGCAACATTGAAGAAAGCTGTGTAACCTTTGCAACTCGTGCCTTGGGATTGACAACCCCTTTGATAACTACTCATCAAATTGATAACTGCACGGAAGGCTG CGTAGTATTGGCTAGGAATAAAGAGTATTGCTCCGTCTTTCATTGCAAAATCCGG GAGAAAAAAGTGAAGAAGATTTATCTTGCTCTTGCAGCTTCTCCTTTACCAATTGGAATCATTAAGCACTACATGCGTCCTACTAACACGGCTCCTCGACTTATTTCTGAAG ATTGTATCAAGGGATGGCATATTTGTCAACTTGAGGTCATGGATTGCAGAAAGATTCCCTGGCCAGCTATAGTTGTTCAAGATGAATATTGTGGGTGGCCCTCTCAAGATTACGCGTACGAGTGTAAAATCAACCTTCTTACTGGTCGAACTCATCAG ATTCGAGCTCAATTTGCTGCTTGTAAGGCACCAATAATTGGTGATACTATGTATATGCCTGCTGCAATTGCAGAGATGATTAATCCTGGACTTAATCCATTTGGAAAATACAATAAAGATTTCAGTAGTGAGAGTGAAAAAGAAACGGCTGTAATAAATTGGATCGCACAACACGGAAAAGAGCCCAGTGTTGCAATTGGCCTTCAAGCTTGTCAAATTTCATGGGACGATGATGAATACATTTACAGAGCTGGTTTGCCTTGGTGGAATTATTCTTGA
- the LOC11421373 gene encoding T-complex protein 1 subunit beta, which yields MTIGNIFKDEASEEKGERARMSSFVGAMAIADLVKTTLGPKGMDKILQSTGRGREVTVTNDGATILKSLHIDNPAAKVLVDISKVQDDEVGDGTTSVVVLAGELLREAEKLVAAKIHPMTIIAGFRMAAECARSALVEKVVDNKGDAEKFRSDLMNIARTTLSSKILSQDKEHFAKLAVDAVMRLKGSTNLESVQIIKKPGGSLIDSFLDEGFILDKKIGLGQPKRIENAKILVANTAMDTDKVKIYGARVRVDSMAKVAEIEGAEKEKMKEKVNKIIGHGINCFVNRQLIYNFPEELFADAGILAIEHADFDGIERLALVTGGEIASTFDNPESVKLGQCELIEEIMIGEDKLIKFSGVAMGQACTIVLRGASHHVLDEAERSLHDALCVLSQTVNDSRVLLGGGWPEMVMAKEIDALARKTPGKKSLAMEAFSRALLAIPTTIADNAGLDSAELISQLRAEHQNEGCTAGIDVISGSVGDMVERGICEAFKVKQAVLLSATEAAEMILRVDDIITCAPRRREDRM from the exons ATGACTATTGGTAATATTTTTAAAGATGAAGCCAGCGAAGAGAAAGGAGAGCGAGCAAGAATGTCATCTTTTGTTGGGGCCATGGCTATTGCTGACTTGGTTAAGACTACCTTAGGCCCAAAGGGAATGGATAAAATTTTGCAGTCAACAGGTAGAGGCCGTGAAGTTACTGTCACTAATGACGGTGCTACAATCTTGAAGTCCCTTCACATTGATAACCCAGCTGCTAAAGTCCTCGTCGACATTTCTAAAGTTCAAGATGATGAAGTTGGCGATGGAACTACCTCTGTTGTTGTATTGGCTGGCGAACTTTTAAGGGAAGCAGAAAAGCTCGTTGCAGCTAAAATTCATCCCATGACTATAATAGCAGGTTTCCGAATGGCAGCCGAGTGTGCTCGTAGTGCTTTGGTAGAGAAGGTTGTGGACAACAAAGGAGACGCTG AGAAATTCAGGTCAGACCTGATGAACATTGCAAGGACTACTTTGAGCTCCAAAATTCTCTCACAAGACAAGGAGCATTTTGCAAAATTAGCTGTAGATGCTGTAATGAGATTAAAG ggAAGCACAAATTTAGAATCTGTCCAGATTATAAAGAAGCCTGGAGGATCATTGATAGACTCATTTTTAGACGAAGG ATTTATTCTTGACAAGAAAATTGGTCTCGGACAACCCAAACGCATAGAGAATGCAAAGATACTGGTTGCAAACACTGCCATGGACACCGACAAGGTGAAGATATATGGAGCTCGTGTTCGTGTTGACTCTATGGCTAAAGTTGCTGAGATTGAAGGAGCCGAGaaggagaaaatgaaagaaaaggtGAACAAGATCATAGGTCATGGCATCAACTGTTTTGTTAACAGACAGTTGATTTACAATTTTCCAGAGGAGCTCTTTGCTGATGCAGGAATACTGGCTATTGAACATGCTGATTTTGATGGTATTGAGCGTTTGGCTCTGGTAACTGGTGGTGAAATCGCATCAACGTTCGACAACCCTGAGTCTGTTAAGCTTGGGCAGTGCGAACTTATTGAAGAGATTATGATTGGTGAGGATAAATTGATTAAGTTTTCTGGTGTTGCAATGGGGCAGGCATGCACAATAGTTTTGAGAGGTGCTAG TCACCATGTTCTTGATGAAGCTGAGAGGTCATTGCATGATGCCTTGTGTGTGCTATCTCAGACTGTCAATGACAGCAGGGTGTTGCTTGGAGGTGGGTGGCCTGAAATGGTAATGGCAAAGGAAATTGATGCATTGGCAAGGAAAACTCCAGGAAAAAAGTCTCTTGCAATGGAGGCATTTTCTCGGGCTCTCTTGGCTATACCAACAACCATTGCTGATAATGCTGGTTTGGACAGTGCTGAGTTGATTTCTCAGCTCCGCGCTGAGCACCAGAATGAGGGATGTACTGCTGGAATTGATGTCATCTCTGGTTCT